Proteins from a genomic interval of Micromonospora sp. NBC_00389:
- a CDS encoding universal stress protein, with the protein MSGANVRRVVVGYDGSPAASSAIEAGGLLFPGAHAWIAHLWTPPFASEELRRRLWTGTRNINVYVQAVEREGGREADRLTSMGVMLAGAAGWDAEPLVCRSYGGEGLQLAEAADEKQADVLLIGSRGLGGARAVLGSVSDMAVHYSPRPVLVVPHPLLTDEHAALADGPIVVGWDSSASAEAALTTARRLFPERDVVLVSVESDGDSDSEKSPAVAAPGDQHVTTVRVRAGAGAPGRAVADALAAVAADRKASLLVVGSRGRSAVRKILLGSVAMATLHRAHRPVLVVPEVPANEAD; encoded by the coding sequence GTGAGTGGCGCGAACGTCAGACGAGTAGTGGTGGGTTACGACGGGTCTCCGGCCGCGAGCTCTGCGATCGAAGCCGGAGGGCTGTTGTTTCCTGGGGCTCACGCATGGATCGCGCATCTGTGGACGCCTCCGTTCGCCAGCGAGGAGTTGCGGCGGCGGCTGTGGACGGGTACCCGCAACATCAATGTGTATGTGCAGGCGGTCGAGCGTGAGGGCGGCCGCGAGGCCGATCGTTTGACATCGATGGGCGTGATGCTGGCCGGGGCTGCCGGCTGGGACGCTGAGCCTCTCGTGTGCCGCAGCTACGGCGGGGAAGGGCTGCAGCTGGCTGAGGCGGCCGACGAGAAGCAGGCCGATGTGCTGCTGATCGGCTCTCGAGGGCTGGGCGGCGCACGGGCGGTGCTCGGCAGTGTGTCGGACATGGCCGTGCACTACAGCCCGCGTCCTGTGCTGGTGGTGCCACACCCGCTGTTGACCGACGAACATGCCGCGCTCGCCGACGGGCCGATCGTGGTCGGCTGGGACTCCTCGGCAAGCGCCGAGGCTGCGCTCACCACCGCCCGGCGGCTCTTCCCCGAACGTGATGTCGTTCTGGTCTCTGTCGAGAGCGACGGCGACAGCGACAGCGAGAAGAGCCCTGCGGTGGCGGCGCCCGGCGATCAGCACGTGACTACCGTCCGTGTGCGCGCCGGAGCTGGGGCCCCCGGGCGGGCCGTGGCCGACGCGCTGGCCGCGGTCGCAGCGGACCGAAAGGCGAGCCTGCTCGTGGTCGGCTCGCGCGGACGTTCGGCCGTGCGCAAGATTCTGCTGGGCAGCGTCGCCATGGCCACCCTGCACCGCGCCCACCGGCCCGTCCTGGTGGTCCCTGAGGTTCCTGCCAACGAAGCTGACTAG
- a CDS encoding golvesin C-terminal-like domain-containing protein: protein MFDDVALRRRTLLAALAGAAAAPIFGGAAHAALPKIYIDPGHGGTDSGAVGNGLQEKALTLDISLQLRSILLASWNVDVRMSRTTDITRSLAYRTDDANAWGANLFVSVHINSGGGTGFESYRYPTADAATVNLHNALHPKVIAGMRSVSSVTDRGLKTANFHVLRETNMPAVLTENLFIDTLADANLLKRADFITATARAHGQGIASYLGLGSTPPPTFSVIVDNATAGRFTASTNWGTSSYSSQRYGADYRFADPTPASDAAWFKVDIPAAGNYRIEVRHPADPGYNSSTPHVIATASGTQTVNVDQRANGGVWRSLGTFSLAAGDRNLVAVSRWTSAAGYVVADAVRVTRV from the coding sequence ATGTTCGATGACGTGGCGCTACGGCGGCGTACCCTGCTGGCGGCCCTCGCCGGTGCTGCGGCCGCCCCCATCTTCGGGGGAGCCGCGCATGCCGCGTTGCCCAAGATTTATATCGACCCCGGCCACGGCGGCACTGACTCTGGGGCGGTCGGCAACGGGTTGCAGGAGAAGGCCCTGACGCTCGACATCTCCCTGCAACTGCGCAGTATCCTGCTGGCCAGCTGGAACGTCGACGTCCGTATGTCCCGGACGACCGACATCACTCGCAGCCTGGCCTACCGCACCGACGACGCCAACGCCTGGGGTGCCAACCTCTTCGTGAGTGTGCACATCAACTCCGGGGGCGGCACCGGCTTCGAGAGCTACCGGTACCCGACGGCGGACGCCGCCACCGTCAATCTGCACAACGCGTTGCACCCGAAGGTGATCGCCGGCATGCGGTCGGTCAGTTCGGTCACCGACCGGGGGCTGAAGACGGCCAACTTCCACGTGCTGCGCGAGACGAACATGCCCGCGGTGCTCACCGAGAATCTCTTCATCGACACCTTGGCCGACGCGAACCTGCTCAAACGGGCCGACTTCATCACCGCCACCGCCCGCGCGCACGGTCAGGGCATCGCCAGCTATCTGGGGCTGGGCAGCACCCCCCCGCCCACCTTCAGCGTCATCGTGGACAACGCCACCGCGGGGCGGTTCACGGCGAGCACCAACTGGGGGACCTCGAGCTACTCCAGCCAGCGCTACGGCGCTGACTACCGCTTCGCCGACCCCACCCCCGCCAGCGACGCCGCCTGGTTCAAGGTCGACATCCCGGCGGCCGGAAACTACCGGATCGAGGTACGGCACCCGGCCGATCCGGGGTACAACAGCTCGACCCCGCACGTCATCGCCACCGCCTCGGGCACCCAGACGGTCAACGTCGACCAGCGCGCGAACGGTGGCGTCTGGCGTTCGCTCGGCACCTTTTCGCTCGCTGCCGGCGACCGCAACCTGGTCGCGGTGAGTCGGTGGACCAGCGCCGCCGGCTACGTCGTGGCCGACGCCGTCCGGGTCACCCGGGTCTAG
- a CDS encoding DNA alkylation repair protein, with protein MATTADVRHELASLADPRRAAASSQFLQMAPGGYGEGDKTIGVSVPEQRKVAARYWRELSLAETAKLLSSGVHEERLTSLFILVRKFTKADEEERGRIFGTILANTGRINNWDLVDSSAPYIVGPWLIDKDRSVLDRLAESSLVWDRRIAIMATFAFIKAGDFQWTFRLSERLLRDPHDLIQKAVGWMLREVGNRDRAAEEEFLARRYRVMPRVMLRYAIEKFEPQRRREYLSGMA; from the coding sequence ATGGCCACGACCGCCGACGTCCGCCACGAACTCGCCAGCCTCGCCGACCCACGTCGAGCGGCGGCATCGAGCCAGTTTCTGCAGATGGCCCCGGGCGGGTATGGCGAGGGCGACAAGACCATCGGTGTCTCCGTGCCGGAACAGCGCAAGGTGGCCGCCCGCTACTGGCGCGAGCTCTCGCTGGCCGAAACGGCGAAGCTGCTGAGCAGCGGCGTGCATGAGGAGCGGCTGACGTCGCTGTTCATCCTGGTGCGCAAGTTCACCAAGGCAGATGAGGAGGAACGCGGCCGGATCTTCGGCACCATCCTGGCCAACACCGGCCGCATCAACAACTGGGACCTGGTGGACTCATCGGCGCCGTACATCGTCGGCCCTTGGCTGATCGACAAGGACCGGAGCGTCCTGGACCGGTTGGCCGAGTCGAGCCTGGTGTGGGACCGGCGCATCGCCATCATGGCAACTTTCGCCTTCATCAAGGCCGGTGACTTCCAGTGGACCTTCCGCCTCAGTGAACGGCTCCTGCGCGACCCACACGACCTCATCCAGAAGGCGGTGGGCTGGATGCTGCGCGAGGTAGGCAACCGTGACAGAGCGGCGGAGGAGGAGTTCCTGGCCCGACGCTATCGAGTCATGCCGCGGGTCATGCTGCGCTACGCGATCGAAAAGTTTGAACCGCAGCGACGCAGGGAGTACCTGTCCGGCATGGCCTAG
- a CDS encoding nuclear transport factor 2 family protein: protein MTPTTQRDLVAEYFDGFRTSDHPRILATLTDDVEWVIHGHRTTRGKAEFDGEIENPAFTGSPELDVHRVHEDGPVVVTTGEGRGASVEHGPFRFAFNDLFTFRDGLIARVDSYLVPLP from the coding sequence ATGACACCGACGACCCAACGCGACCTCGTTGCCGAGTACTTCGACGGATTCCGGACGAGCGACCACCCGCGAATCCTCGCGACCCTCACCGACGACGTCGAGTGGGTCATCCACGGCCATCGGACCACCCGCGGCAAGGCCGAGTTCGACGGCGAGATCGAGAATCCGGCGTTCACCGGCAGCCCCGAGCTCGACGTCCACCGCGTCCACGAGGACGGCCCAGTCGTCGTCACCACGGGCGAGGGCCGCGGCGCCAGCGTCGAGCACGGGCCGTTCCGGTTCGCCTTCAACGACCTGTTCACATTCCGCGACGGGCTCATCGCTCGTGTCGACTCCTACCTCGTCCCGCTGCCCTGA
- a CDS encoding SRPBCC family protein — protein MTASAELRGDELIAKRHLPADPERVWTAFTSPVSIAAFWGGSHATVPPESVTVDLRPGGEFALDTRAPDGATRRLRFVYVSITAPHELVFDEPVTGLRTTVTVRPANGGTDLTVHQRRLPPELRIAQAADGLASILDALATHLQHHEATPEWRTP, from the coding sequence TTGACCGCCAGCGCCGAGCTCCGCGGCGACGAACTGATCGCCAAACGCCACCTCCCGGCGGACCCTGAACGTGTCTGGACCGCCTTCACCTCGCCGGTAAGCATCGCCGCGTTCTGGGGTGGCTCGCACGCCACCGTGCCCCCTGAGTCCGTGACCGTCGACCTGCGTCCCGGGGGAGAGTTCGCACTCGACACCCGCGCGCCGGACGGCGCGACCCGCCGGCTCCGGTTCGTCTACGTGAGCATCACCGCACCGCACGAACTCGTGTTCGATGAGCCCGTCACCGGCCTCCGCACGACCGTGACCGTCCGCCCCGCCAACGGCGGCACGGACCTCACCGTCCACCAGCGCAGGCTTCCCCCTGAGCTCCGGATCGCCCAAGCAGCCGACGGGCTCGCCTCGATCCTCGACGCCCTCGCCACACATCTGCAGCACCACGAGGCCACACCAGAGTGGAGAACGCCATGA
- a CDS encoding ArsR/SmtB family transcription factor, protein MPSSLAAPGPDLDSAFAALGDPVRRALVTRLTRGDATVGELAEPFDLTPQAISHHVGVLRRCGLVEQRREGTRRPCRLRADQLSLLSTWIDDQRRAWDDRLDALEQHLTGDGAVR, encoded by the coding sequence ATGCCCTCCTCGCTCGCGGCACCTGGCCCAGACCTCGATTCGGCCTTCGCCGCTCTCGGTGACCCGGTCCGTCGCGCCCTGGTGACTCGCCTCACGCGGGGTGACGCCACGGTGGGAGAGCTGGCTGAACCGTTCGACCTGACCCCACAGGCGATCTCCCACCACGTCGGTGTCCTGCGGCGGTGCGGCTTGGTCGAGCAGCGACGCGAGGGCACCAGACGCCCCTGCCGACTGAGGGCCGATCAGCTGTCGCTGCTCAGCACGTGGATCGACGACCAGCGCCGCGCCTGGGACGACCGGCTCGACGCCCTCGAACAGCACCTCACCGGCGACGGAGCCGTCCGTTGA